The genome window ATCCTCAAAAGCATTTATATTTTCAAAGTTTTTCGAAGAAATCGGCGTAATAAAAGGGTAATTTTTCTTTAATTTTTTGTAAGTCGTTTCGATTGTATAAGGCGAAGCCTTCGGTCTCTCAACTTGACCGAAGGCTATCACCATATGCATCATAAAAACAAACAAAATCTTTTTAATTGATAACTGCATTCTTTTTGACTTCTTTAGAACTTGTTACATTCTTCTTATCAAATGCTTTTGGTAACTTAATTTTATCAGATTCATTACCAATAATCTTAATTTCTGGAGTTGTAGCAGACTTGAATTCAGTAGTGCTTAAATCAACATTTTTACTATTAAAAATTGTAACCGCTTTTCCGTCTTTGTAATTGAATTTTACATTTTTCAGTTGAATTCCATCAGCATCAATAATACTTAAAGCTTTTTTTGTGTCGAAAGTAGAATTTTCAACCACAATATTTTTAATATTCATTTCTGCAAGTCCCATGATAAACAAAGCTTCGTGAGAACTTACAACATTAATGTTTTTGAAAAATATATTTCGAATTGTTGGGGTTTCCTCTGTTACAGGAACTTTTTTATCATTCCTTTTTTCGTCATCTGCATTTTGATCATCTTCTACAATTGGAGAATTTCCTTCGTAAAACATGTTAAAACCAATTGCTTGCGCAGGAATATTAATCATATCAATATTAGAGATATAAATATTTTCGATTAATCCACCACGTCCACGAGTCGTTTTGAATCTTAAACCAATATCTGTTCCGATAAAAGTTGCACCAGAAACATGAACATTACGAACGCCACCAGACATTTCGCTACCAATCACAAATCCGCCGTGCGCATGATAAACTGTGTTATTTTTGATAATTACATTTTCAGTAGGAATTCCACGATCGCGACCATCTTTATCTTTTCCAGATTTGATACAAATTGCATCATCACCAACATCAAACGTATTGTTGTAAATCAACACATTTTTACAAGATTCTAAATCCAATCCATCTCCATTTTGCGAATACCAAGGATTTCTAACATTCAAATTTCGAATGATAATATTCGAACTCATTAATGGATGAATATTCCATGCAGGTGAATTTTGAAACGTTGGACCATCTAAAAGTACACGATCCGAATTGACAATGCTAACCATTACTGGGCGTAAAAAATCTCTTACTTTAATTAAATCTTCTTTGTTGATTTTATCAGGAACATTAAAATTAGAACTGCTGATATAACCTAATTTAGAGCCTTCACTTGGAAACCACGTTTTTTTATCATCTGATAAAACTCCGCCAGACGCAACTAGATTTTTCCATTGAGAATCTGTCATTTTACCCTTCTTTACAAAACGCCACGCATCACCATTTCCATCGATTGTTCCATTTCCTGTAATCGCAATATTCTGCGCATTTTTAGCAGAAATAGGAGAAGCTGTACGCGTTGTATTTAGACCTTCGAAGCTTGTTTCAACCAAAGGATAATCGTTGAAATCTTTACTAAAAATCAATAAAGCGCCATCTTCTAAATGTAAATTGATATTACTTTTAATTTCGATAGGACCACTCAACCAAATTCCGCGCGGAATAACAACTTTTCCTCCACCTTTCGCGCTTGTTTCTGAAATAGCTTTGTTGATTGCTTCTGTATTTTTGAAAATTCCGTCCGATTTTGCGCCATATTGAGCAATTGAAACAATACGATTTGGGAACGAAGTTTCTTTTACTTTCGGCATATTAAACTCAATATCCTTGTAAATATTCTCATCAACTTGAGCTGATAAATGAGTAGAACAAACAATTGCTAACGCAACTGTAAGTAGTTTTATGTATTTTTTCATTATTTAATGTTTTTGTTTTGAATGATAGTTTTGAATTCTTTGAAAACAATTGATGCGACAGCTTTTGCGCCTGCAATTTGAAAATGTGTGTTATCTTTTTGTCCATTTGGATAAGCATCGTACAAATTCGCTCCAAAATTCATGAAATAGGTTTTTGTTACATATTCTTGTCCTTTTTGGCTAAAAAAATCCATTGATAATTGATTCAAATCTAAGAATGCAACATTTTTTTCTTTTGCAATTTCTTTAGCGACAAATGGATATTCGCCATGTACATTTTCTAGCTTTCCATTTTTCCAAGGATAATTTCTTGCAACGGGACTTAGAATAATCGGAATTGCACCTTTTTCTCTTGTTTGATCCACATATAATCTCAAAAATTCCTTGTAACCTTCTAAATTTACAAATCGTTCTGGTTTATCTTCGGCGGCATCATTATGTCCAAATTGAATCAACACGTAATCACCTTCTTTTAGTTGTGAATAGACCTCTCGCCATCTACCTTCTTGAAAAAAAGTACGCGTACTTCGACCACCTTTTGCTTTATCCTTGACGATGATATTTTTATTCGCTAAATGTTTCACATCTTGTACGCTATCTTTTGCAAAAAATGGTTGAAATTCTTGTCCCCAACCAGCAATTGGATATCTGTTTTTCATATAGTTTTTACCAGGATCATAATCGCCTGTATAATCTGCAACAGTTGAATCTCCTATTAAGAAAATTGTGATTGATTTTCCTTTTTGTGCATGACAAAAAATTGACATAGTAATGAAGCAAATTAAAGTATATAAAAATTGTTTTGTCTTCATTATTTCTCGTTTTTATCTATTCTGAACCAATCAAAATCAGCATAACCACCACGTTTCGCATCTTGAGAACTCATACTATATATACCAACTTTTGCTCCAATCCATTTTCCTGGTTTAGCTTGAAATGGTTCTCCGATTGATGTATATTTTTTTCCGTTTTCACTAAAACTAAATTGACAAATTCCGTTTGGTTCGCTCACTTTTACTTTCAAGAAAACTTCATTAGTTGATAATTTTACTTCGGATAGAATTTTTTCGGGATTATTTTTCTCTGCTTTTTCTGCACGAATCAATTGTAAATAATATCCATCTTTTTTATTTGTGATAACTAAAGATTGATAATCTGTTCCCATGATTAATAAACCAGCAGTTTTCCCTTCTGTAGCATCTTCAGGCGTAAGTTTTACTTTTGTTGAAGCTGTGAAATTTGGTGCAGGAAATTTCTGCGTTAACAAATTAGGAACCGTCCAAAGATTATTCGAATTTTCAGGAACTTTGATCGAGAAAAGACGAAGAAAATTTTGATTTGCTAACTTACTGTACCAAACAATTGAAGGATTTGCACTCCATTGCCATTGTAATCCAATATCATTTCCTTTAAAATCATCCGTTTCCGAAGGATTTATAATTTCAGATTTATTCGAAATTGTAGGTTTTTTATATGTCAAAACAGGTTCTCCAATTCCATTTTTATCTTGATCTACACCAATAAACGGCCAATCGTTGATCCACTTCATTGGTTGAAGATGAACAATTCGTCCATACGTATCTGCATCTTGAAAATGATAGAACCAATCTTCTCCATTTTTTGTATCCACCCAAGCACCTTGATGAGGTCCATTGATAGTTGATTTTCCTTGTTCTAAAACAATTTTTTCATCATAAGGTCCATAAATATTTTTTGAACGTAAAACCAATTGCCTACCAGTAGCTACACCACCTGCAGGAGCAAAAATATAATAAAAACCGTTGCGTTTATAAACTTTTGGTCCTTCGACAGTTGGGTGATTTTCGTGTCCATCGAAAATGTGTTTTCCTTTATCTAAGACTTTTGTTCCTTCCGCATTCATTTTTTTGATTGTCAAAAGGCTTTTTACGCCAGCGCGACTTCCTGCCCAACCATGCACGATATAGGCATTTCCGTCCTCATCCCAAAACGGACATGTATCAATAATACCTTTTCCTTCTTCAACTAAAATTGGATCTTCCCATTTCCCGAAAGGATTTTTGGTTTTAACCATATAAATTCCGAAATCTGGATCGCCCCAATAAATATAATATTCGTTGTTGTGAAATCGGATACTTGGCGCCCAAACACCATCGCCTCTTTTTGGTGTACTAAAATGTTTGATAGGAAAAACATCGGGTAGGGCATGATTGACCAATTTCCAATTAATCATATCAGTTGAATGTAAAATTGGTAAACCTGGCGCTTCATTAAAACTGGAAGCTGTCATGAAAAAATCATCACCGACACGAATTGCATCAGGATCAGAATAATCTG of Empedobacter falsenii contains these proteins:
- a CDS encoding glycoside hydrolase family 28 protein, with the translated sequence MKKYIKLLTVALAIVCSTHLSAQVDENIYKDIEFNMPKVKETSFPNRIVSIAQYGAKSDGIFKNTEAINKAISETSAKGGGKVVIPRGIWLSGPIEIKSNINLHLEDGALLIFSKDFNDYPLVETSFEGLNTTRTASPISAKNAQNIAITGNGTIDGNGDAWRFVKKGKMTDSQWKNLVASGGVLSDDKKTWFPSEGSKLGYISSSNFNVPDKINKEDLIKVRDFLRPVMVSIVNSDRVLLDGPTFQNSPAWNIHPLMSSNIIIRNLNVRNPWYSQNGDGLDLESCKNVLIYNNTFDVGDDAICIKSGKDKDGRDRGIPTENVIIKNNTVYHAHGGFVIGSEMSGGVRNVHVSGATFIGTDIGLRFKTTRGRGGLIENIYISNIDMINIPAQAIGFNMFYEGNSPIVEDDQNADDEKRNDKKVPVTEETPTIRNIFFKNINVVSSHEALFIMGLAEMNIKNIVVENSTFDTKKALSIIDADGIQLKNVKFNYKDGKAVTIFNSKNVDLSTTEFKSATTPEIKIIGNESDKIKLPKAFDKKNVTSSKEVKKNAVIN
- a CDS encoding rhamnogalacturonan acetylesterase is translated as MSIFCHAQKGKSITIFLIGDSTVADYTGDYDPGKNYMKNRYPIAGWGQEFQPFFAKDSVQDVKHLANKNIIVKDKAKGGRSTRTFFQEGRWREVYSQLKEGDYVLIQFGHNDAAEDKPERFVNLEGYKEFLRLYVDQTREKGAIPIILSPVARNYPWKNGKLENVHGEYPFVAKEIAKEKNVAFLDLNQLSMDFFSQKGQEYVTKTYFMNFGANLYDAYPNGQKDNTHFQIAGAKAVASIVFKEFKTIIQNKNIK
- a CDS encoding glycoside hydrolase family 43 protein translates to MKSTLILLSLLGLNFLPIHAQKSNVWVSDLGNGTYKNPVLHADYSDPDAIRVGDDFFMTASSFNEAPGLPILHSTDMINWKLVNHALPDVFPIKHFSTPKRGDGVWAPSIRFHNNEYYIYWGDPDFGIYMVKTKNPFGKWEDPILVEEGKGIIDTCPFWDEDGNAYIVHGWAGSRAGVKSLLTIKKMNAEGTKVLDKGKHIFDGHENHPTVEGPKVYKRNGFYYIFAPAGGVATGRQLVLRSKNIYGPYDEKIVLEQGKSTINGPHQGAWVDTKNGEDWFYHFQDADTYGRIVHLQPMKWINDWPFIGVDQDKNGIGEPVLTYKKPTISNKSEIINPSETDDFKGNDIGLQWQWSANPSIVWYSKLANQNFLRLFSIKVPENSNNLWTVPNLLTQKFPAPNFTASTKVKLTPEDATEGKTAGLLIMGTDYQSLVITNKKDGYYLQLIRAEKAEKNNPEKILSEVKLSTNEVFLKVKVSEPNGICQFSFSENGKKYTSIGEPFQAKPGKWIGAKVGIYSMSSQDAKRGGYADFDWFRIDKNEK